The following are encoded in a window of Kiritimatiellales bacterium genomic DNA:
- the nadC gene encoding carboxylating nicotinate-nucleotide diphosphorylase, which translates to MNLPDILSFPDIKQRIREALAEDLGPDRLDATTVALVPKGEQAAANLVMREHGILSGAPVAAEVFRQVEPALEVKLHQPDGSALSAGDTVLTVTGPARGILIAERTALNFIQRMTGIATMTRRYVDEANNSAVLILDTRKTTPVLRTFEKYAVLCGGGTNHRYGLFDHVLIKDNHLAHRTRAGGTLAGAVNEARRQYPQLLIEVEVDTIEQLKEVLTAKPDWVLLDNIPPLKLRECVKLCAGICKTEASGGVNLTTIREIAKTGVDAVSVGALTHSAPSADLALDFV; encoded by the coding sequence ATGAACCTGCCCGATATTCTCTCGTTTCCCGACATCAAGCAGCGGATTAGAGAAGCACTCGCTGAAGATCTGGGGCCGGACAGACTCGATGCAACCACCGTCGCACTCGTACCGAAAGGCGAACAGGCTGCCGCGAACCTTGTAATGCGTGAACACGGAATCCTGTCCGGCGCGCCGGTCGCCGCCGAAGTATTCCGGCAGGTGGAACCGGCGCTTGAGGTTAAACTGCATCAACCGGACGGAAGTGCGCTGAGTGCCGGCGATACCGTTCTGACCGTTACCGGCCCGGCGCGCGGAATTCTGATTGCCGAACGCACCGCACTGAACTTTATTCAGCGTATGACCGGCATCGCCACCATGACGCGCCGGTATGTCGACGAAGCGAACAATTCCGCTGTTCTGATTCTCGACACGCGCAAGACAACGCCGGTACTGCGCACATTCGAAAAATATGCCGTGCTGTGCGGCGGCGGCACCAATCACCGCTACGGGCTTTTCGATCACGTGCTGATTAAAGACAATCATCTCGCGCACCGGACGCGTGCCGGCGGCACGCTCGCCGGCGCTGTCAACGAGGCGCGCAGGCAATACCCTCAATTACTCATTGAGGTTGAGGTCGACACAATTGAACAGCTCAAAGAAGTACTCACCGCCAAGCCCGACTGGGTTCTGCTCGACAATATCCCGCCGCTCAAACTGCGCGAATGCGTAAAACTCTGCGCCGGCATTTGTAAAACCGAAGCCTCCGGCGGAGTAAATCTCACAACGATTCGCGAGATCGCAAAAACCGGCGTTGATGCCGTTTCTGTCGGCGCGCTCACACACTCTGCGCCGTCCGCCGATCTGGCGTTAGACTTTGTCTAA